From a region of the Oncorhynchus tshawytscha isolate Ot180627B linkage group LG14, Otsh_v2.0, whole genome shotgun sequence genome:
- the LOC112267172 gene encoding clathrin heavy chain 1 isoform X5 has translation MAQILPIRFQEHLQLQNLGINPANIGFSTLTMESDKFICIREKVGEQAQVVIIDMADPNTPIRRPISADSAIMNPASKVIALKDAAKTLQIFNIEMKSKMKAHTMTDDVTFWKWISLNTVALVTDNAVYHWSMEGDSQPAKVFDRHSSLAGCQIINYRTDAKQKWLLLIGISAQQNRVVGAMQLYSVDRKVSQPIEGHAAGFAQFKMEGNTEESTLFCFAVRGQAGGKLHIIEVGTPPTGNQPFPKKAVDVFFPPEAQNDFPVAMQISSKQDVVFLITKYGYIHLYDLETGTCIYMNRISGETIFVTAPHEPTAGIIGVNRKGQVLSVCVEEENIIPYITNVLQNPDLALRMAVRNNLAGAEELFARKFNTLFAAGNYSEAAKVAANAPKGILRTPDTIRKFQSVPAQPGQTSPLLQYFGILLDQGQLNKFESLELCRPVLQQGRKQLLEKWLKEDKLECSEELGDLVKSVDPTLALSVYLRANVPNKVIQCFAETGQFQKIVLYAKKVGYTPDWMFLLRNVMRISPEQGLQFSQMLVQDEEPLADITQIVDVFMEYNLIQQCTSFLLDALKNNRPAEGPLQTRLLEMNLVHAPQVADAILGNQMFTHYDRAHVAQLCEKAGLLQRALEHYTDLYDIKRAVVHTHLLNPEWLVNFFGSLSVEDSLECLRAMLSANIRQNLQICVQVASKYHEQLSTNSLTELFESFKSFEGLFYFLGSIVNFSQDPEVHFKYIQAACKTGQIKEVERICRESNCYDPERVKNFLKEAKLTDQLPLIIVCDRFDFVHDLVLYLYRNTLQKYIEIYVQKVNPSRLPVVIGGLLDVDCAEDVIKNLILVVKGQFSTDELVAEVEKRNRLKLLLPWLEARIHDGCEEPATHNALAKIYIDSNNNPERFLRENTFYDSRVVGKYCEKRDPHLACVAYERGQCDQELINVCNENSLFKSLSRYLVRRKDPELWASVLLETNPFRRPLIDQVVQTALSETQDPEEVSVTVKAFMTADLPNELIELLEKIVLDNSVFSEHRNLQNLLILTAIKADRTRVMEYINRLDNYDAPDIANIAISNELFEEAFAIFRKFDVNTSAVQVLIEHIGNLDRAYEFAERCNEPPVWSQLAKAQLQKGLVKEAIDSYIKADDPSAYMEVGQAAAQSGNWEDLVKFLQMARKKSRESYVETELIFALAKTNRLAELEEFINGPNNAHIQQVGDRCYDERMYDAAKLLYNNVSNFGRLASTLVHLGEYQAAVDGARKANSTRTWKEVCFACVDGKEFRLAQMCGLHIVVHADELEELINYYQDRAYFEELITMLEAALGLERAHMGMFTELAILYSKFKPQKMREHLELFWSRVNIPKVLRAAEQAHLWAELVFLYDKYEEFDNAIITMMSHPSDAWKEGQFKDIVTKVANVELYYKAIQFYLEFKPLLLNDLLIVLSPRLDHTRAVNFFMKTKQLSLVKPYLRSVQNHNNKGVNEALNNLFITEEDYAALRASIDAYDNFDNITLAQGLEKHELIEFRRIAAYLFKGNNRWKQSVELCKKDKLYKDAMQYASESKDVELAEELLAWFLEEDKKECFAACLFTCYDLLRPDVVLETAWRHNIMDFSMPYFIQVMREYLSKVDAIKEKEWSHRLASEITQRSTSLTPQSH, from the exons ACACTCCCATCCGTAGACCCATCTCTGCAGATAGCGCCATCATGAACCCTGCTAGCAAAGTTATTGCCCTCAAAG ACG CTGCAAAAACCCTCCAGATTTTCAACATTGAGATGAAGAGCAAAATGAAGGCTCACACCATGACTGATGATGTCACTTTCTGGAAGTGGATCTCCCTCAACACTGTAGCACTTGTCACAGACAACGCCGTCTACCATTGGAGCATGGAGGGAGACTCCCAGCCAGCCAAAGTCTTTGACCGACACTCCAGCCTTGCAGGCTGTCAAATCATCAACTACCGCACTGACGCCAAACAGAAATGGCTGCTTCTCATTGGGATTTCAGCACAG CAAAACCGTGTGGTGGGAGCCATGCAGCTGTACTCTGTGGACAGGAAGGTGTCCCAGCCCATTGAGGGCCACGCCGCAGGCTTTGCCCAGTTCAAAATGGAGGGCAACACAGAGGAATCCACACTGTTCTGCTTCGCTGTCCGAGGGCAAGCTGGAGGAAAG TTACACATAATTGAAGTGGGGACCCCACCAACAGGCAATCAGCCGTTTCCAAAGAAGGCAGTGGACGTGTTCTTCCCTCCTGAGGCCCAGAATGACTTCCCTGTAGCTATGCAG ATCAGCTCTAAGCAGGATGTTGTCTTTCTCATCACCAAATATGGCTACATCCACCTGTATGACCTGGAGACTGGCACCTGTATTTACATGAACCGGATCAGCGGGGAGACCATCTTTGTTACAGCCCCACATGAACCAACCGCTGGCATCATTGGAGTCAACAGGAAAGGACAG GTGTTGTccgtgtgtgtggaggaggagaaCATCATCCCCTACATCACCAACGTGCTCCAGAACCCAGACCTGGCCCTGCGTATGGCTGTGCGCAACAACCTGGCCGGGGCCGAGGAGCTGTTCGCCCGCAAGTTCAACACCCTGTTCGCTGCAGGGAACTATTCTGAGGCTGCCAAGGTGGCCGCCAATGCTCCCAAG GGTATCCTGCGTACCCCAGACACCATCCGTAAATTCCAGAGTGTGCCAGCCCAGCCGGGCCAGACCTCTCCCCTGCTGCAGTACTTTGGAATCCTGCTGGACCAGGGCCAGCTCAACAAGTTTGAGTCCCTGGAGCTGTGCAGGCCCGTCTTACAGCAGGGACGCAAGCAGCTGCTGGAGAAATGGCTGAAAGAGGACAAG CTGGAGTGTTCTGAGGAGCTGGGGGACCTGGTGAAGTCAGTGGACCCCACTCTGGCCCTCAGCGTCTACCTCAGGGCCAACGTGCCCAACAAGGTCATCCAGTGCTTCGCTGAGACCGGACAGTTCCAGAAAATTGTCCTCTATGCTAAAAAG GTGGGTTACACCCCAGACTGGATGTTCCTGCTGAGGAACGTGATGAGAATCAGTCCAGAACAAGGCCTGCAGTTCTCCCAGATGCTGGTGCAGGACGAGGAGCCTCTGGCTGACATCACACAG aTCGTTGACGTGTTTATGGAGTATAACCTGATCCAGCAGTGTACCTCCTTCCTCCTGGATGCCCTGAAGAACAACAGGCCTGCTGAGGGGCCTCTGCAGACACGCCTGCTGGAGATGAATCTGGTCCACGCCCCACAG GTGGCTGATGCCATCCTGGGCAACCAGATGTTCACCCACTACGACCGTGCCCACGTTGCCCAGCTGTGTGAGAAGGCTGGCCTGCTGCAGAGGGCTCTGGAGCATTATACCGACCTGTACGACATCAAGCGAGCTGTGGTGCACACACACCTGCTCAACCCTGAG TGGCTGGTGAACTTTTTTGGCTCCCTGTCAGTGGAGGACTCTCTGGAGTGTCTTCGGGCCATGCTGTCGGCCAACATCCGTCAGAACCTGCAGATCTGTGTCCAGGTGGCCTCTAAGTACCACGAGCAGCTCTCCACCAACTCCCTCACCGAGCTCTTTGAGTCCTTCAAGAGCTTCGAAG GTCTGTTCTACTTCCTGGGTTCCATCGTTAACTTCAGCCAGGACCCAGAGGTCCACTTCAAGTACATCCAGGCCGCCTGTAAGACGGGACAGATCAAAGAggtggagaggatctgcagagagagcAACTGCTACGACCCCGAACGAGTCAAGAACTTCCTCAAG GAAGCTAAGCTGACTGATCAGCTCCCCCTGATCATCGTGTGTGACCGCTTCGACTTTGTCCACGACCTGGTCCTCTACTTGTACCGCAACACCCTGCAGAAATACATTGAGATCTATGTGCAGAAG GTGAACCCCAGCCGTCTGCCGGTGGTGATTGGAGGGCTGCTGGATGTGGACTGTGCTGAGGATGTGATTAAGAACCTGATCCTGGTGGTGAAAGGACAGTTCTCCACTGATGAACTGGTGGctgaggtggagaagaggaacaG ACTGAAGCTGCTCCTACCCTGGCTGGAAGCCCGTATCCACGATGGCTGTGAGGAGCCAGCTACCCACAATGCCCTGGCCAAGATCTACATCGACAGCAACAACAACCCAGAGCGCTTCCTGCGTGAGAACACCTTCTACGACAGCCGCGTGGTGGGCAAGTACTGTGAGAAGAGGGACCCCCACCTGGCCTGCGTGGCCTACGAGAGAGGACAGTGTGACCAGGAGCTCATTAAT GTGTGCAATGAGAACTCTCTGTTCAAGAGTCTGTCTCGCTACCTGGTTCGCCGTAAAGACCCTGAGCTGTGGGCCAGTGTGCTGCTGGAGACTAACCCATTCAGAAGACCCCTCATCGACCAG GTTGTTCAGACTGCCCTGTCTGAGACCCAGGACCCAGAGGAGGTTTCAGTCACAGTCAAGGCCTTCATGACTGCAGACCTCCCCAACGAACTCATTGAGCTGCTGGAGAAGATCGTTCTGGATAACTCAGTCTTCAGTGAACACAG AAACCTTCAGAACCTGCTGATTCTAACAGCCATCAAGGCAGACCGTACCCGTGTAATGGAGTACATCAACCGCCTGGACAACTACGACGCCCCTGACATCGCTAACATCGCCATCAGCAACGAGCTCTTTGAGGAGGCATTCGCCATCTTCAGGAAGTTTGACGTCAACACCTCTGCCGTGCAG GTTCTGATTGAGCACATTGGGAACCTGGACCGGGCCTATGAGTTTGCTGAGCGCTGCAATGAGCCTCCAGTGTGGAGCCAGCTAGCCAAGGCTCAGCTCCAGAAGGGTCTGGTGAAGGAGGCCATCGACTCCTACATCAAGGCTGACGACCCCTCTGCCTACATGGAGGTGGGCCAAGCTGCAGCCCAGAGCG GTAACTGGGAGGACCTAGTGAAGTTCCTTCAGATGGCCCGTAAGAAGTCCCGTGAGTCCTACGTGGAGACCGAGCTCATCTTCGCCCTGGCCAAGACCAACCGCCTGGCTGAACTGGAGGAGTTCATCAATGGACCCAACAACGCCCACATCCAACAG GTGGGTGACAGGTGTTATGATGAGAGGATGTATGATGCGGCTAAGCTGCTCTACAACAATGTGTCCAACTTTGGGCGGCTAGCGTCCACCCTGGTCCACCTGGGAGAGTATCAGGCCGCCGTGGACGGAGCCCGCAAGGCCAACAGCACCCGCACCTGGAAAGAGGTGTGCTTTGCCTGTGTGGATGGGAAAGAGTTCCGCCTGGCCCAGATGTGTGGCCTGCACATCGTTGTCCATGCTGATGAACTGGAGGAGCTCATCAATTACTACCAG GACCGTGCTTACTTTGAGGAGCTGATCACCATGCTGGAGGCAGCCCTGGGCCTGGAGCGGGCTCACATGGGCATGTTCACCGAGTTGGCCATCCTCTACTCCAAGTTCAAACCCCAGAAGATGAGGGAGCACCTGGAGCTCTTCTGGTCCAGAGTCAACATTCCAAAG GTCCTGAGGGCTGCAGAGCAGGCCCACCTGTGGGCGGAGCTGGTCTTCCTCTATGACAAGTATGAGGAGTTTGACAATGCCATCATCACCATGATGAGCCACCCCTCCGATGCCTGGAAGGAAGGACAGTTCAAAGACATCGTCACCAAG GTGGCCAATGTGGAGTTATACTACAAGGCTATCCAGTTCTACCTGGAGTTCAAACCATTGTTACTGAACGACCTGCTCATAGTGTTATCACCACGACTCGACCACACCCGCGCTGTCAACTTCTTCATGAAG ACCAAGCAGCTGTCACTGGTCAAGCCATACCTGCGGTCAGTGCAGAACCACAACAACAAGGGTGTCAACGAAGCACTTAACAACCTCTTCATCACAGAGGAAGACTATGCG GCCCTGCGTGCCTCCATCGATGCCTACGACAATTTTGACAACATCACCCTGGCCCAGGGCCTGGAGAAGCACGAGCTGATTGAGTTCAGGAGGATTGCTGCATACCTCTTCAAAGGCAACAACCGCTGGAAGCAGAGCGTGGAACTCTGCAAGAAGGACAAACTCTACAAG GACGCCATGCAGTATGCGTCTGAGTCAAAAGATGTGGAGCTGGCTGAGGAGTTGTTGGCCTGGTTCCTGGAGGAGGATAAGAAGGAGTGCTTTGCCGCCTGCCTCTTCACCTGCTACGACCTGCTGAGGCCTGACGTAGTGCTGGAGACGGCCTGGAGGCACAACATCATGGACTTCTCCATGCCCTACTTCATCCAGGTCATGAGGGAGTACCTCTCCAAG GTTGATGCGATTAAGGAAAAG GAATGGTCCCATCGGCTAGCCAGTGAAATAACCCAGAG GTCGACAAGCTTGACGCCTCAGAGTCACTAA